A DNA window from Prevotella intermedia ATCC 25611 = DSM 20706 contains the following coding sequences:
- a CDS encoding deoxynucleoside kinase, producing the protein MHIAIAGNIGAGKTTLTTMLAKRYGWKAQFEPVDNNPYLADYYEDMNRWAFNLQIYFLNKRFRDVVEISRSSDTVIQDRTIFEDARIFAPNLHDMGLMSDRDFENYTHLFDLMLSLVKLPDLLIYIRSSVPHLIDHIQQRGRDYEQTMRIDYLRGLNERYENWIKTYEGELMIVDGDTTDFAGNPQDFKRIEDMIDARLFGLFPPK; encoded by the coding sequence ATGCATATAGCAATTGCAGGAAACATTGGAGCAGGCAAAACGACACTTACAACGATGCTTGCCAAACGATATGGCTGGAAGGCACAGTTCGAACCAGTGGACAACAACCCCTACCTCGCCGACTACTACGAAGATATGAACCGTTGGGCATTCAATCTTCAGATATATTTCTTGAACAAACGCTTTCGCGACGTGGTGGAAATATCACGTTCGAGTGACACCGTGATACAGGACAGAACCATTTTCGAGGACGCACGCATCTTCGCTCCCAACCTCCACGATATGGGATTGATGAGCGACCGCGACTTCGAGAACTACACACACCTGTTCGACCTTATGCTGAGTTTGGTGAAATTGCCCGACCTTCTTATATATATAAGGAGCAGCGTGCCGCATCTTATCGACCACATTCAGCAGCGTGGCCGCGACTACGAGCAGACAATGCGCATCGACTATCTGCGAGGACTGAACGAACGCTACGAGAATTGGATTAAAACCTACGAGGGTGAGCTGATGATAGTGGACGGCGATACCACCGATTTCGCTGGTAATCCGCAAGACTTCAAGCGCATCGAGGACATGATAGACGCCCGCCTCTTCGGTCTATTCCCCCCGAAATAG
- a CDS encoding deoxynucleoside kinase, which translates to MHIAIAGNIGSGKTTLTTMLAKRYGWQPRYESVEYNPYLDDYYKNIKRWSFAMEVFFLKERFKDLLEISQSNADVIQDRSIYEGVYVFTANNYAMGNLDDRDYETYMELFEDMTDAVRYPDLMLYLRASVSHLVENIEKRGRDYEQRMPLDYLENINKRYDEFIQTQYKGRVLTIDVDNLDYQHNPKDFGFITDKIDRELFGLF; encoded by the coding sequence ATGCACATAGCAATAGCAGGAAATATTGGCAGCGGAAAGACTACATTGACCACGATGCTTGCAAAGCGTTACGGCTGGCAGCCACGTTACGAGTCGGTGGAATACAATCCGTACCTTGACGATTACTACAAAAACATAAAGCGTTGGTCGTTCGCTATGGAGGTGTTCTTCCTGAAAGAACGCTTCAAAGACTTGTTGGAAATTAGCCAATCGAATGCTGACGTCATTCAAGACCGAAGCATTTACGAGGGAGTCTACGTGTTCACGGCGAACAACTACGCTATGGGAAACCTTGACGACCGCGACTATGAAACCTATATGGAACTCTTTGAGGATATGACAGACGCTGTCCGCTATCCTGACCTTATGCTTTATCTGCGGGCATCGGTAAGCCATTTGGTGGAGAACATCGAGAAACGAGGTCGCGATTACGAGCAGCGTATGCCGTTAGACTACCTCGAAAACATCAACAAACGCTACGACGAGTTTATACAAACCCAGTATAAAGGACGTGTGCTGACCATCGATGTCGATAATCTCGACTATCAGCACAACCCCAAGGACTTCGGTTTCATTACCGACAAGATAGACCGTGAGCTCTTCGGACTATTTTAA
- the trxB gene encoding thioredoxin-disulfide reductase — protein MEKVKTLIIGSGPAGYTAAIYASRSNLQPVLYAGLQPGGQLTTTTIIENFPGFKDGIDANQLMLEMKAQAINVGADVRDGSIVKADLSKRPFIVEDERGNVIEANTLIIATGASAKYLGLSDEEKYRGQGVSACATCDGFFYRKRTVAVVGGGDTACEEAMYLSSLAKKVYMIVRKPYLRAAEIMRKRVEEKENIEILYNTNTLGLYGENGVEGAHLVRFKGEENEEKYDIQIDGFFLAIGHLPNTDLFKGQLELDPQGFIVTKGTSTATSVEGVYAAGDVADPTYRQGVVAAGSGAKAAIEAERFLQDKGEK, from the coding sequence ATGGAAAAAGTAAAAACATTAATCATAGGTAGCGGTCCCGCAGGCTACACTGCAGCTATCTACGCAAGCCGTTCAAATTTGCAGCCAGTGTTATATGCAGGTTTGCAACCCGGTGGACAACTTACAACGACCACCATTATAGAAAACTTCCCCGGTTTCAAGGACGGAATCGACGCCAACCAGCTGATGTTGGAGATGAAAGCGCAAGCTATAAACGTTGGTGCTGACGTTCGCGACGGCTCAATCGTCAAGGCTGACCTCAGCAAACGTCCATTCATCGTTGAGGACGAGCGTGGCAACGTAATCGAAGCCAACACGCTTATCATTGCAACAGGTGCGAGTGCGAAATACCTTGGTTTGTCAGACGAAGAGAAATATCGCGGACAAGGTGTCAGTGCGTGTGCCACTTGCGACGGTTTCTTCTATCGCAAGCGCACCGTAGCCGTAGTAGGCGGTGGCGACACAGCCTGCGAAGAAGCAATGTATCTTTCAAGTTTGGCAAAGAAGGTTTACATGATTGTGCGCAAGCCTTACCTCCGTGCAGCCGAAATAATGCGCAAGCGAGTAGAGGAAAAAGAAAACATTGAAATACTTTACAACACCAATACGCTCGGACTTTACGGCGAAAACGGCGTAGAAGGCGCACATTTGGTACGCTTTAAGGGCGAAGAAAACGAAGAGAAATACGACATTCAGATAGACGGTTTCTTCCTCGCTATCGGTCATCTCCCCAACACCGACCTCTTCAAAGGTCAGCTGGAACTCGACCCACAGGGCTTCATCGTTACCAAAGGCACGTCTACTGCTACAAGCGTAGAAGGCGTTTATGCCGCTGGCGACGTTGCCGACCCAACCTACCGTCAGGGTGTTGTGGCAGCAGGCAGTGGTGCCAAGGCAGCCATCGAGGCTGAACGCTTCTTGCAAGACAAGGGCGAAAAGTAA
- a CDS encoding pyridoxamine 5'-phosphate oxidase family protein encodes MKYVNETVRRQDRLMDEAKALKLLENGEYGVLSMVSDGGGYGIPVNYVWDGKDSVYIHCAPEGRKLEALKDNNKVSLCVIGEVNLLPDKFTTEYESALFFGTAHIQLSDDEKMKALHLLIDKLSADFKDIGDKYANKSFHRVEIIRIDFTEFSGKQKKVPQAAR; translated from the coding sequence ATGAAATATGTAAACGAAACCGTACGCCGACAAGACCGCCTTATGGACGAGGCAAAGGCGTTGAAATTGCTGGAAAACGGAGAGTACGGTGTGCTCTCAATGGTATCTGACGGAGGCGGCTATGGCATTCCTGTGAACTACGTTTGGGACGGTAAGGACAGCGTTTATATACATTGCGCGCCCGAAGGACGCAAGTTGGAAGCACTGAAAGATAACAACAAGGTGTCGCTCTGCGTCATCGGCGAGGTGAATTTGCTGCCAGACAAGTTCACCACCGAGTACGAAAGTGCCCTCTTTTTCGGCACGGCGCATATCCAACTTAGCGACGACGAGAAGATGAAAGCCCTGCACCTGCTCATCGACAAGCTTTCTGCCGACTTCAAGGACATAGGCGACAAATACGCCAACAAGAGCTTCCACCGTGTGGAAATCATACGCATCGACTTCACGGAGTTCAGCGGAAAGCAGAAGAAAGTGCCGCAGGCAGCACGATGA
- a CDS encoding alkaline phosphatase family protein translates to MRKISVFVLTLFMAITVQAQVARPKLIVGLVVDQMRWDYLYFYQNEYGKGGLRRLLDEGFSFENTQINYAPTVTAIGHSSVYTGSVPAIHGICGNNFWQNDQYVYCCTDTTVRSVGSNSKEGQMSPHRLLTTTIGDQLKLATNFRSKVIGVSLKDRAAILPAGHSADAAYWWDTSAGHFVTSTYYMDKLPAWVEKFNKANRTAPNYNIKTSNEGVTMTFKMAIAALENERLGQGDETDMLAVSVSSTDAIGHKYGTRGKENHDVYMQLDKDLTQFLNALDEKVGRGNYLLFLTADHGAAHNYNFLKKHRMPGGAFEYKKAVEDLNNHLQKKFGIKPVMGEDNYQFAFNDKMIEKAGKDKDDIIEESVEFLKKDPQYIFVFDEERIATETMPDFIKTRMMNGYMRHRSGEIGVVTRAQYFGARNSPDYIGTQHGQPYLYDSHIPWVMFGWHVNHGETTQEVTINDIAATVCAMLKIQMPNGCIGKAVLR, encoded by the coding sequence ATGAGAAAAATATCAGTCTTTGTACTAACGCTGTTTATGGCGATAACAGTGCAAGCTCAGGTGGCAAGACCTAAACTTATCGTGGGGCTTGTGGTAGACCAAATGCGTTGGGATTACCTCTATTTTTATCAAAACGAATATGGAAAAGGAGGCTTGCGCCGTCTTCTTGACGAGGGATTCTCCTTTGAAAACACACAAATAAACTACGCTCCTACGGTTACAGCCATAGGACACTCGTCTGTTTACACAGGTTCGGTGCCCGCAATTCACGGCATTTGTGGCAACAACTTCTGGCAAAACGACCAGTATGTGTACTGTTGCACTGACACAACCGTGCGCAGCGTAGGCTCGAACAGCAAGGAAGGACAGATGAGCCCGCACCGCTTGCTCACCACAACCATTGGCGACCAACTGAAATTGGCTACCAACTTCCGTTCAAAAGTAATAGGTGTATCTCTGAAAGACCGTGCTGCCATTCTGCCAGCGGGGCACTCTGCCGACGCAGCATATTGGTGGGACACCTCAGCAGGGCACTTCGTTACCTCTACTTATTATATGGACAAGTTGCCAGCGTGGGTGGAAAAGTTCAACAAAGCCAACCGTACAGCACCGAATTACAACATCAAGACATCGAACGAAGGTGTAACAATGACTTTCAAGATGGCTATTGCTGCATTGGAGAACGAACGTTTAGGACAGGGCGACGAAACGGATATGCTCGCTGTCAGCGTTTCTTCTACCGACGCTATCGGGCACAAATACGGCACAAGAGGCAAGGAAAACCACGATGTATATATGCAGTTGGACAAGGATTTGACCCAGTTCCTCAATGCTTTGGACGAGAAAGTAGGACGCGGAAACTATCTTCTTTTCCTCACAGCCGACCACGGTGCTGCCCACAACTACAACTTCTTGAAGAAGCATCGTATGCCTGGTGGGGCCTTCGAATACAAGAAAGCGGTGGAAGACCTTAACAATCACTTGCAAAAGAAGTTCGGTATCAAACCCGTTATGGGCGAAGACAACTATCAGTTTGCATTCAACGACAAGATGATAGAAAAGGCAGGAAAGGATAAGGACGACATTATTGAAGAGTCTGTTGAGTTCTTGAAGAAAGACCCACAATACATTTTCGTGTTCGACGAAGAGCGTATTGCCACCGAAACGATGCCCGATTTCATTAAGACACGTATGATGAACGGCTATATGCGTCATCGTTCAGGCGAGATAGGAGTAGTTACCCGTGCGCAATACTTCGGCGCAAGGAACTCTCCCGACTACATTGGCACACAGCACGGACAGCCTTATCTTTACGACAGCCATATACCTTGGGTGATGTTCGGTTGGCACGTGAACCACGGAGAAACCACCCAAGAAGTTACCATCAACGATATTGCAGCCACCGTTTGTGCAATGCTGAAGATACAAATGCCCAACGGCTGCATCGGCAAGGCTGTATTACGATAA